Proteins from a single region of Chaetodon trifascialis isolate fChaTrf1 chromosome 10, fChaTrf1.hap1, whole genome shotgun sequence:
- the tjp1b gene encoding tight junction protein ZO-1 isoform X9, whose product MEETVIWEQHTVTLHRAPGFGFGIAISGGRDNPHFQSGETSIVISDVLKGGPAEGLLQENDRVVMVNAVSMDNVEHAYAVQQLRKSGKIAKITIRRKRKVHVPMGRLGERETMSEHDEEEDSYDEEIYETRSGRSGAYSGVGGAMGRRSGRSSGRRDRERERSGSRERSLSPRSDRRSHNLPPRPAKVTLVKSRKNEAEYGLRLASHIFVKDISPESLAARDGNIQEGDVVLKINGTVTENLSLIDAKKLIERSKGKLKMVVQRDDRATLLNIPDLDDSIPSANASDRDDISDIHSLASDHSNRSHDRHRSSRSRSPDRRSEPSDHSRHSPPQISNGSWRIPHRSRDDERISKPASTPAKLAEEVPLPKPKESAIAREEKQLPPLPEPKPVYAQPGQPDVDLPVSPSDAPVPSAAHDDSILRPSMKLVKFRKGESVGLRLAGGNDVGIFVAGVLEDSPAAKEGLEEGDQILRVNNVDFANIIREEAVLFLLDLPKGEEVTILAQKKKDVYRRIVESDVGDSFYIRTHFEYEKESPYGLSFNKGEVFRVVDTLYNGKLGSWLAIRIGKNHQEVERGIIPNKNRAEQLSSVQYTLPKTAGGDRADFWRFRGLRSSKRNLRKSREDLSSQPVQTKFPAYERVVLREAGFLRPVVIFGPIADVAREKLSREEPDLFELAKSEPRDAGTDQRSSGIIRLHTIKQIIDRDKHAVLDITPNAVDRLNYAQWYPIVVFLNPDNKQGVKNMRTRLCPESRKSARKLYERAIKLRKNNHHLFTTTINLNNMNDGWYGALKETIQQQQNQLVWVSEGKADGTTEDDLDIHDDRLSYLSAPGSEYSMYSTDSRHTSDYEDTDTEGGAYTDQELDETLNDEVGLPTEPAITRSSEPVREDPPVIQDTPGYPGYQHPVQPEPASRIDPAGFKMAAPQQQDEAALPMPSLPPTVVAPPAVEQPVQLEGMHLEEPPAAAAAPQADSLSSPSPAPELIQPPPPPHEPHPSGPPGPEPKMYKKDLYNMEDPVRINHGLKQSMSYSHQPSYQDKQPYREYDHPPYGYDGGGYTEPKPHNTDSHLHYDNRVPHYNEQWPPYDQQTSSSQPAGYQPGHQQPMGYNPRSPYEDGPGRDYSPPQPRYDEAPPVGYDGRPRHSKPGPIRYDEPPPPPPAGYDARSPYDAEPHGFPINSPRSPEPPKQYYGDSGLRPTYIPGPPNRGYKPGMHEPIMNSEPAIPPPKPETLSSPGEPAITPGSKPLPPPPREDLDEDPAMKPQSVLNRVKMFENKRSVSMDRAKEGESAALRPPDVPKPVSAPGPVLKANSLSNLEQEKSTYRAPEPQKPHTKPLDDVVRSNHYDPDEDEEYYRKQLSYFDRRSFDSKAMGQPSPGINRFHDLPKPAQLSYPYNRVESVEKVSPVEKRYEPLPQISPSSQYGPPASAIPPNTLPKLSPNDANSIPEPLSSPNPKPELAALRPASRDEPTPGGYLPPRGLPDKSPVNGTDAAPPKTLPAPAPTSYNRYVPKPYTSSARPFERKFESPKFNHNLLPNDTQVKTDLLSKPSVVSNSGGKPQLSPQPLDHDSGLDTFTRTMDNRPKYQHNNINAIPKAIPVSPSTLEDDDEDEGHTVVATARGIFNCNGGVLSSIETGVSIIIPQGAIPESVEQEIYFKVCRDNSILPPLDKEKGETLLSPLVMCGPHGLKFLKPVELRLPHCASMTPDGWSFALKSSDSSSGDPKTWQNKSLPGDPNYLVGANCVSVLIDHF is encoded by the exons ATGGAGGAGACTGTCATTTGGGAACAGCACACAGTAACACTACACAGG gCACCAGGGTTTGGCTTCGGGATAGCCATATCAGGAGGTCGGGATAACCCTCATTTTCAGAGCGGTGAGACCTCCATTGTCATCTCGGATGTGCTGAAAGGAGGCCCAGCTGAGGGCCTGCTGCA GGAAAATGACAGAGTCGTCATGGTCAATGCCGTCTCCATGGACAATGTGGAGCATGCGTACGCAGTCCAGCAGCTTCGTAAAAGTGGAAAAATTGCCAAAATT ACAATCAGGCGGAAGAGGAAGGTGCACGTCCCCATGGGCCGCCTCGGGGAGAGGGAAACTATGTCGGAGcatgacgaggaggaggacagctACGATGAAGAGATATACGAGACGCGGAGCGGACGCAGCGGCGCTTACAGCGGTGTGGGTGGGGCCATGGGCAGGCGCAGTGGGCGGAGCAGCGGGCGAAGGGACAGGGAGCGTGAACGCAGCGGCTCACGGGAGAGGAGTCTCTCCCCACGCTCAGACCGCCGCTCACACAACCTGCCCCCGCGTCCTGCCAAGGTCACACTTGTCAAGTCTCGTAAAAATGAAG CAGAATATGGCCTGCGCCTGGCCAGCCACATCTTTGTCAAGGACATTTCCCCTGAGAGCCTGGCAGCCAGGGACGGCAACATCCAGGAAGGGGATGTTGTAttgaag ATCAATGGCACAGTGACAGAGAACCTCTCCTTGATTGACGCTAAGAAGCTGATAGAAAGGTCAAAGGGCAAGCTAAAAATGGTTGTTCAGAGGGACGACAGGGCGACCCTGCTGAACATCCCTGACCTCGACGACAGCATTCCGTCAGCCAACGCCTCGGACAGAGACG ACATTTCAGATATCCATTCTCTGGCGTCCGATCATTCCAATCGATCGCATGACAGGCATCGTAGCAGCCGCTCCCGCTCTCCAGACAGAAGATCTGAACCCTCAGACCACTCCAGACACTCGCCTCCACAAATCAGTAATGGCAG CTGGAGAATACC TCACAGAAGTCGTGATGACGAACGAATCTCGAAGCCGGCTTCAACACCAGCGAAGCTCGCAGAGGAGGTTCCTCTGCCCAAACCGAAGGAGTCGGCTATTGCTCGAGAGGAGAAACAGCTTCCACCACTCCCAG agCCCAAGCCGGTGTATGCTCAGCCTGGACAGCCAGATGTAGACCTGCCAGTCAGTCCCTCTGATGCTCCTGTGCCAAGCGCTGCCCACGATGATAGCATCCTACG GCCAAGCATGAAGCTGGTGAAGTTCAGGAAGGGGGAGAGCGTGGGGCTGCGGCTGGCTGGGGGAAATGACGTGGGCATCTTTGTAGCCGGAGTGCTGGAGGATAGCCCAGCTGCTAAGGAGGGCCTGGAGGAGGGCGACCAAATTCTCAGG GTAAATAATGTAGATTTTGCGAACATAATCCGAGAGGAGGCGGTGCTGTTCCTCCTGGACCTTCCTAAAGGTGAAGAGGTCACCATTCTGGcccagaagaagaaagatg TGTATCGGCGGATCGTGGAGTCCGATGTTGGCGACTCCTTCTACATCCGGACACACTTTGAGTATGAGAAGGAATCTCCGTATGGGTTAAGCTTTAACAAGGGTGAGGTGTTCCGTGTGGTGGACACCCTCTACAATGGCAAGCTGGGCTCCTGGTTGGCTATTCGCATCGGCAAGAACCACCAAGAGGTGGAGAGGGGCATCATCCCCAACAAAAACAG AGCGGAGCAGCTCTCCAGCGTGCAATACACTCTCCCCAAAACAGCAGGGGGCGACAGGGCTGACTTCTGGAGGTTTCGTGGTCTTCGCAGCTCCAAGAGGAACCTtaggaagagcagagaggaccTCTCTTCCCAGCCAGTCCAAACAAAGTTCCCAGCTTATGAAAGAGTTGTGctgagagagg CTGGTTTCCTGAGACCTGTGGTGATATTTGGGCCCATTGCTGACGTTGCTCGAGAAAAACTCTCCAGAGAAGAGCCAGACCTTTTTGAGCTTGCAA AGAGTGAACCGAGAGATGCAGGAACAGACCAGCGTAGTTCAGGAATCATTCGTCTTCACACCATCAAACAGATCATCGACAGA GACAAACACGCTGTGCTTGACATCACCCCAAACGCTGTGGACAGGCTGAACTATGCTCAGTGGTACCCGATTGTAGTCTTCCTAAATCCTGATAATAAGCAGGGGGTGAAGAACATGAGGACCAGACTGTGTCCAGAGTCCAGGAAGAGCGCCAGGAAGCTCTATGAGAGAGCCATCAAACTGAGGAAGAATAATCACCACCTGTTCACCA CCACCATCAACTTGAACAATATGAATGACGGCTGGTACGGCGCTCTGAAAGAAAcgatccagcagcagcagaaccagcTGGTGTGGGTGTCAGAGGGCAAG gcGGATGGCACCACAGAGGATGACTTGGATATCCACGATGACCGTCTGTCCTACCTGTCGGCACCAGGTAGTGAATACTCCATGTACAGCACGGACAGCCGCCACACTTCTGATTACGAGGACACCGACACAGAGGGCGGAGCGTACACAGACCAGGAACTGGATGAGACTTTGAACGACGAGGTGGGTCTCCCCACGGAGCCCGCCATCACCCGCTCCTCCGAGCCTGTTCGAGAAGACCCGCCCGTAATTCAGGACACCCCTGGTTACCCTGGATACCAGCACCCTGTGCAGCCTGAACCAGCCAGTCGTATAGACCCTGCTGGGTTCAAGATGGCCGCTCCACAACAG CAAGATGAGGCTGCTCTGCCCATGCCCTCGTTGCCTCCGACGGTGGTAGCGCCCCCTGCTGTTGAGCAGCCTGTACAGCTAGAGGGTATGCACCTAGAGGAGCCGCCTGCTGCAGCCGCAGCTCCTCAGGCTGACTCACTTAGCAGCCCCAGCCCTGCCCCTGAGCTTATTcagcccccaccaccaccacatgaACCCCACCCGTCTGGACCGCCTGGTCCAGAACCAAAG ATGTACAAGAAAGATCTGTACAATATGGAGGACCCTGTGCGAATCAACCATGGCCTGAAGCAGTCTATGAGCTACAGTCACCAGCCGTCGTACCAGGACAAACAGCCATACCGCGAATACGACCACCCGCCTTACGGATATGATGGAGGCGGCTACACAGAACCAAAGCCTCACAACACTGACTCTCACCTGCACTACGACAACCGTGTGCCTCATTACAACGAACAGTGGCCCCCCTATGACCAGCAGACCTCGTCCTCTCAGCCCGCAGGGTACCAGCCGGGCCACCAGCAACCCATGGGCTACAACCCCCGGTCCCCCTACGAGGATGGACCAGGGAGGGACTACAGCCCCCCTCAGCCCCGCTATGATGAGGCCCCGCCTGTGGGCTACGATGGCAGACCACGCCACAGTAAACCTGGGCCCATTCGTTATGATGAacccccacccccgcccccaGCGGGCTATGATGCCCGCTCTCCCTATGATGCAGAACCTCACGGCTTCCCCATAAATTCACCTCGATCGCCAGAGCCTCCAAAGCAGTATTACGGTGACTCTGGTCTGAGGCCCACCTACATTCCTGGGCCTCCAAACCGGGGCTATAAGCCAGGGATGCATGAGCCCATCATGAACTCCGAACCCGCAATTCCCCCTCCTAAACCAGAGACCCTCTCCTCGCCAGGTGAGCCAGCCATCACTCCAGGATCCAAacccctccctccaccaccccgGGAAGACCTGGATGAGGACCCGGCCATGAAACCGCAGTCAGTGCTCAACAGAGTCAAGATGTTTGAGAATAAACGGTCTGTTTCTATGGACAGGGCTAAAGAGGGAGAGTCGGCAGCACTCAGG CCTCCAGATGTTCCTAAACCTGTGAGTGCACCTGGCCCAGTCCTCAAAGCCAATTCCCTCAGCAACCTGGAGCAGGAGAAGTCCACCTATAG ggctCCTGAGCCACAGAAGCCTCATACTAAACCCCTGGATGATGTAGTGCGGTCCAACCACTATGACccagatgaggatgaggagtacTACAGGAAGCAGTTGTCCTACTTTGATCGCCGTAGCTTCGACAGCAAGGCCATGGGCCAGCCGAGTCCTGGCATCAACCGCTTCCATGATCTGCCCAAACCAGCTCAGCTGTCCTACCCGTACAACCG AGTGGAGTCTGTCGAGAAGGTGAGTCCAGTGGAGAAAAGATACGAACCCCTGCCCCAAATCAGCCCATCCTCCCAGTATGGGCCCCCCGCATCCGCCATCCCACCTAACACACTGCCCAAACTCAGCCCCAATGATG CTAACTCCATACCCGAGCCTTTGAGCTCACCCAATCCTAAGCCTGAGCTGGCAGCTCTCCGACCAGCCAGCAGGGACGAACCTACACCAGGTGGCTACCTGCCCCCGAGAGGCCTCCCCGACAAATCCCCCGTCAACGGCACAGACGCAGCACCCCCGAAGACGCTGCCTGCTCCCGCTCCAACTAGCTACAACCGTTACGTCCCCAAGCCGTACACCAGCTCCGCCCGGCCCTTTGAGCGCAAGTTTGAGAGCCCCAAGTTCAACCACAACCTGCTGCCCAACGACACACAGGTGAAGACGGACCTCCTCAGTAAGCCCAGCGTGGTGAGCAACAGCGGCGGGAAGCCTCAGCTGTCACCACAGCCCCTGGATCATGACAGTGGCCTGGACACCTTCACACGCACTATGGACAACAGGCCGAAATACCAGCACAATAACATCAACGCCATCCCCAAGGCCATCCCAGTAAG CCCCAGCACGCTAGAAGATGACGATGAAGACGAAGGGCACACAGTGGTGGCCACCGCCCGAGGCATCTTCAACTGTAATGGAGGGGTCCTGAGCTCCATTGAGACAGGCGTCAGCATCATCATCCCCCAGGGCGCCATCCCTGAGAGCGTGGAGCAGGAGATTTACTTCAAGGTGTGCCGAGACAACAGCATCCTGCCCCCCCTCGACAAGGAGAAAG GAGAAACGCTGCTAAGTCCGCTGGTGATGTGTGGCCCGCATGGACTCAAGTTCCTGAAGCCGGTGGAGCTGCGCTTACCTCACTGTGCGTCTATGACCCCTGATGGTTGGTCTTTTGCTCTAAAATCCTCCGACTCCTCGTCGG GTGATCCCAAAACCTGGCAGAACAAATCTCTCCCCGGAGACCCAAACTACCTGGTGGGTgcaaactgtgtgtctgtgctcattGACCACTTCTGA